The Erwinia sorbitola nucleotide sequence GGCTGCGGCTGGTAAAGCGCGCGTCGGTGACCACCAGGAAAGGGCTGCCTGCGGCGATCTGCTGCCGGAACAGGCCGTTATCCGGCACGGACATTGCCACCCGATCGGGGTGCTGTTGACCGGTCAGCGCCAGCTCACCCGGGGTTAAGGGGCGGCTGCCGGAGGAGAGATCCACCGCCAGCGGGTTACGCTCCTGCTCGGCGCGTTCTGCTTCCGCCGCGTTCTGCGCCGCCGCAACGCTGCTAATCTGCGCCTGATTAACCGTCACGTTTTCGATGCCGGTTCCCTGAATGGTCACCGCGCCATTGCCGGTGAGGATGGCATCAATGGTGGTCAGCGCCGTGGTTGTATCGTGATCAAAAGTCGGATACCAGTGGTTGGTGTCACGGTCGTAGTGGTCAACAATATGTTCCTGACGCCGTTCGTTAACGGAATAGCCTCTGTTAACGATATTTTTAGCACCCGCAATATTCAGACTGCCGCCGGCGCTCAGGGTGCTGGCGTCATTCAGCAGCTGCCCGGTAACGCGCAGCACCATATTGCCCCCCGCCAGAATATGCGCGCCGGTACCGGCCGAGACCAGCCTGTCCCGGGTGACCGTGCCGGTGACCGTGCGCTCGCGCAGGTTGTTGTAGTCACTCACATAGGGGGCAGCGGCAATATCTATATGCCAGTCCGGATCCCACTGCTCCAGCTCTCCCTGATCGTGCTCGCGCCAGACGGTGTTCTGATAGGGTGTGGGGACGTTGTTCTGACGCTGCCCGCGGGTTTCGTAAAACGTCATGGCATAGCTGCCGTCGGCGTTGGGCTTCAGGGACAGGTAGTTCACCCACAGAACGGTCATCGCGCCCCGGTTGTTTTTCACCCGTACCTGAGCGCGTCTGGCTCCGGCATCAATGGCCAGCAGCGTGCCGTAACGGTTGTTCGCAGCCGCCGCGCTGTCGTTGAAGGTCAGCCGCTGGGTAGTAGGCGCCATGGTGTTTACGCTGTGGCCCACTTTTGAGCCGTAGGAGCGCCAGTAGTAGTTATAGCGGTGCCACCTGTAGTCGCTGCTCACCGCGTTGCGGGCGATGTTCAGCCCCACGCGCAGGTTGTTGAGGCGCCCGGCCTCCACCGTGATATCCCCATCGGCTTCGATGCTGGCGGCGCGGTTTTCAATCAGGTCGTCGCTGCCAAGACTGAGGCTGCCGCTGCTGTAGAGCAGGCTGCCGTCGCGGTTGGTCAGGCGCTCGCTGGCGCGCAAATCGAGGTGCCGGGTGGCGGCGATCGCCGCATCGCGGCCGTAGTTGTCGATGATGCGTGCGCGCACCGTGATGTCATCGCCGATCAGGGTGGCCGGGTTATCCAGCGAATCAACGTTAAGCGTCAGGCTGTCAGCCTCCAGCCGGCCGCGGTTAATCAGCGTTCCGGTGGTCAGTTGCAGCGTTTTACCCACCAGCGCGCCCTGGTTGGTGAAGTGCCGGCTGTTAAGCGTCAGGCTGCCCGGCAGTAACCAGTCGGTCAGACTGGTCAGCACGCCGGCCACGGAGAGCGTCAGGGTGCCGTTGCTGCTCAGGGTGTCGCCCGCCCGGTGGGTGTAGTCCTGCAGGACAGAGAGGTTCAGCGCCTGCTGGCTGAGTAGCGTACCGCCCTGGTTGTTCAGGGTGCTGGTCTGCACGGTTAAGGTGTCACCGCTCTGCACCACGCCACTCTGGTTTAACAGATTAAGCGCAGGGGCCACCGCGCTGCGGGCGCGACTGTCACTGCCCTGAATCGTCAGCGCCCGGTTCGCCAGAATGCGTCCCCGGCGGTTATCCAGCGTTTCCAGCAGTGAGAGCGTGAGCGTGCCGGCGCTTTTCAGCTCCCCGGCGCTGTTATCCAGCGAGCGAGCCGTCACAGCGGTGTGCGTGGTGCCCAGCAACACGCCGCCGTCGCGGTTGTTCAGGCTATCCGTTTGTATGGTCAGCGCGCCCTGGCTGCTGATTTGCCCTCGGGTCTGGTTACTGAGCTGCGCGGCGTGCAGATCCAGCGCCCGGGTAGCAACCAGCTGTCCGCCCTGGTTGTTTACGACATCCGACGCGATGGTCAGCGCATCGCCGCTGTGTATTTTTCCCTGCTGGTTACTGAGCGTGGTCACACGGTAGATGCCCGCGCCACGACCCACTACCGTGCCGTTCTGGTTATCCAGCTGCTGTGCGGTCAGGTCAAGCCCTGCGCCGCTGCTGAACACGCCCTGGCGGTTGTTAATCTGGCCGGCAGAAATCAGCTGGTCGCCGTTACTTTTTACCGTGCCGCCGTGATTATCCAGCAGGGTGAGAACGTTCAGGCCAAGCTGCTGCTGGCCGGCTATCATCCCGCCTTCGTTCTGCAACGCATCCGCGGCAATCTTCATGTCGCCGCCACTTTCGAGCTGCCCCCGGCGGTTATCCAGCGCGTTATCAGCCTTCAGCTGCATCTGCTGAAGGCTGGAGATCAGGCCGCCCTGGCCGTTATCGATGCTGAGTGCCGCGACGGTCAGCGCATCGCCCGCCAGCATCTGCCCTCCGGCGTTGTTCAGATGACCGCCGGCCGCACCGGCGGTGTGGCCCTGTACGGAGAGCTGCCGCTGTGCGCTGAGGTTCCCTGCGCGGTTGTCAATGTCCCCGCTGACGCCGATCGCCAGCTCTGCGCCTGAGGCCATGATGCCCTGCCGGTTATCCAGCGTGGCGGCGGTCAGCATCGCGCCCTGCCCGCTCTGCACGTTTCCGTCACGGTTAACAAAGCGGCCGCTGACCGCTGACCAGCTCCCCTGCGTACCCATCCATCCCCCGGTATTGAAAATATCGGCGGCAGTGAGGGTCTGGGTCTGCCGGCTGAAGAGGCGTCCTCCGCTGTTATCCAGCGCGCGGGTGAGCTGCATATCCAGGCTGTCCAGCGACTCAACGGATCCCTGCCCGTTGAGCAGGCTGTCGGCCTGAACCTGCACCGGCCCGCCCGCTGTCAGCTGACCGCCGGCGTTATTAATAGCGGCTTTGGCGATGATATTTAACGCTGACTGACTCTGTAACGAGCCGCCCTGATTATCGAGGTTTCCGGCTTCCAGCGTCAGGCTGCCGTTGCTGCCCAGCGTACCGCTGCTGTTATCCAGCAGGCCGTCGATCTGCCAGCGCTGCGCCGCATTATCCAGCGCGACCAGCCTGCCGCGCCGGTTGGTCAGCGCGGCACCGGTCAGACTGAGCTGCCGGGCTTCGATGCTGCCGTCGCTGTTATCCAGCAGGCCGGAGAGCGCAAAGCGGCTTGTTCCCGCGCCCGTCTGGGACCAGATGCTGCCCCGGGCAAAAAGGCTGCCGGCGTTGATATCCCAGCGTCCTGCGCCGATCTGCGCCTGCTGCGCGTCAACGTCTGCTGCGCTGTTCACCACCAGTTCGCCGCTGTCCACGCTGGCCCGTTGCAGCGCCACGCCGCCTGCCTGCGCGTCAATGTTCAGCTGACGCGCCGCCAGCGTACTCTGGCTGAGATCGACCCGCCGGCCGCTGATGCTGACCGTTTTTTTGCTTAACAGGCTGCCGCTGGCGCTGATATCGCCCCCGGCGGAAAGCGTTAAATCCGCTTCACGCGTCAGCGTACTGTTGATATCGCTGCCCGCCAGCAGGCTGCCGCTGCCGGTCATCGACCGTTTCGCCTTCAGGCTGACGTCGCCCGCCGCCGCCAGCGTGCCGGATTGTTTCAGCCCGCCATCGCGGCTCTCCACTGAAAGAGTGCCGCCGCTGTGCAGTTTGCCTTGGTGTTCAATATCGTCTCTGGCAGCCAGCCGGATATCGCCGCCCGCCTGCGTGACCGCGTCCTGAGCGCCTGACTGCCAGGTGAGTTTCCCGTCGCTGCTTACCGTCAGCGTTTTCTCTGCCTGGATATGCCCGCCCTGGTTGCGCACCCCGACGCCCGCTTCGGTTCCGATCATGCGGATCTGGCCGCTGTACATGCCGCCCATCTGGCCCATATCGATGGCCAGCTCCGGCGCTTTACCGTCGGCGGCCAGCGCGTTCACCGTGTGGGTATCGGCGCTGATGTGGTTACGGCCCGCCACCACGTTCAGCCCCTGTTTCGCCCGAACACCGGCGTTGATCTCAACCGCCCGCGCCAGCACATCCACATATTCAGTATCATGCCGGGCATCGCCATTCAGGCCGCCGCCCTCAATGCGGACGGTGCCGCGCTCCACCCGGTAACCGGCCAGGCTGCCGTCGGGGTTCAGCTCTGTTTTACCGGTGGTCAGCGTCATGCGCCCGGCGTTGATGGTGCCGCAGCCGTTGCAGACAATCCCTGCCGGGTTGGCAACAATCACCTGCGCACGTCCCCCCGCCACCTCAAGAAAACCGCGCAGTTCGCTGGGGCTGTTGCTGTTCACTTCATTAAGAATGACGCGGGCAGGGGCGGCGTTCTGCTTAAGATTCGGGTTACCCTGGATCATCCCCGCCAGCTTTGTTGAGGTCATTGAGGCGGAGTTATTGAGGATGGCGCCGCGCTTATCGACATCGAACTGGCGGTACGGGTTATGGGATACGCCGGCCTTATTCGGGGCAGTGATATTGACCTGCGGTAAGCCGTTTTGGGTGGTGATGACCTGCGGGCGCTGACCTGCCCCGGCCTTACCGTCTGCGACGATACCGGCGGCGAGTGCCGGAGCGGCAGACAGCGACAGGCCGAGCATCCAGACCGCGCGACGTACCGTTACCCACAGACGCGGAGCGCCGGTACCACGGCTCTGCCCCGGCTCACTGCTGCAACTGCGGGCCAGTTCAGATACCACCCGCAGCTCCCCGTGAGTGCGGCTGAAGATAAGGCGATAACAGTGTCTGTTCATGATTTTCGTCCCTGAAAAATACGGTCGGTTCAGTAAAATGCGCAGCCGTCGCCCGGGCGACAGGGCAGGTTAAATGTCCAGGTTGAGGCTGAATCCCGCCGTCGCGCCTGAAGTGTGAAACTGTTCTGGTTTATAGAGCGGTACCCCGGCGAACAGGTCATAGCTGAGGTGGCTCCACAGTGCTCCGCGCACGCCAATTGCGCTGCCCACCAGCTGATGCCCCGCCAGATAGCGGGTACCGGGGCCATCGACGCGGCCATAGTCCAGCGCGGTGTACAGCTCATGACCACGCGACAGCACGTTCCACGCCAGCTCGTTACGCCAGATCACCCCTTTTTCACCGGAGAGGATC carries:
- a CDS encoding hemagglutinin repeat-containing protein, which translates into the protein MNRHCYRLIFSRTHGELRVVSELARSCSSEPGQSRGTGAPRLWVTVRRAVWMLGLSLSAAPALAAGIVADGKAGAGQRPQVITTQNGLPQVNITAPNKAGVSHNPYRQFDVDKRGAILNNSASMTSTKLAGMIQGNPNLKQNAAPARVILNEVNSNSPSELRGFLEVAGGRAQVIVANPAGIVCNGCGTINAGRMTLTTGKTELNPDGSLAGYRVERGTVRIEGGGLNGDARHDTEYVDVLARAVEINAGVRAKQGLNVVAGRNHISADTHTVNALAADGKAPELAIDMGQMGGMYSGQIRMIGTEAGVGVRNQGGHIQAEKTLTVSSDGKLTWQSGAQDAVTQAGGDIRLAARDDIEHQGKLHSGGTLSVESRDGGLKQSGTLAAAGDVSLKAKRSMTGSGSLLAGSDINSTLTREADLTLSAGGDISASGSLLSKKTVSISGRRVDLSQSTLAARQLNIDAQAGGVALQRASVDSGELVVNSAADVDAQQAQIGAGRWDINAGSLFARGSIWSQTGAGTSRFALSGLLDNSDGSIEARQLSLTGAALTNRRGRLVALDNAAQRWQIDGLLDNSSGTLGSNGSLTLEAGNLDNQGGSLQSQSALNIIAKAAINNAGGQLTAGGPVQVQADSLLNGQGSVESLDSLDMQLTRALDNSGGRLFSRQTQTLTAADIFNTGGWMGTQGSWSAVSGRFVNRDGNVQSGQGAMLTAATLDNRQGIMASGAELAIGVSGDIDNRAGNLSAQRQLSVQGHTAGAAGGHLNNAGGQMLAGDALTVAALSIDNGQGGLISSLQQMQLKADNALDNRRGQLESGGDMKIAADALQNEGGMIAGQQQLGLNVLTLLDNHGGTVKSNGDQLISAGQINNRQGVFSSGAGLDLTAQQLDNQNGTVVGRGAGIYRVTTLSNQQGKIHSGDALTIASDVVNNQGGQLVATRALDLHAAQLSNQTRGQISSQGALTIQTDSLNNRDGGVLLGTTHTAVTARSLDNSAGELKSAGTLTLSLLETLDNRRGRILANRALTIQGSDSRARSAVAPALNLLNQSGVVQSGDTLTVQTSTLNNQGGTLLSQQALNLSVLQDYTHRAGDTLSSNGTLTLSVAGVLTSLTDWLLPGSLTLNSRHFTNQGALVGKTLQLTTGTLINRGRLEADSLTLNVDSLDNPATLIGDDITVRARIIDNYGRDAAIAATRHLDLRASERLTNRDGSLLYSSGSLSLGSDDLIENRAASIEADGDITVEAGRLNNLRVGLNIARNAVSSDYRWHRYNYYWRSYGSKVGHSVNTMAPTTQRLTFNDSAAAANNRYGTLLAIDAGARRAQVRVKNNRGAMTVLWVNYLSLKPNADGSYAMTFYETRGQRQNNVPTPYQNTVWREHDQGELEQWDPDWHIDIAAAPYVSDYNNLRERTVTGTVTRDRLVSAGTGAHILAGGNMVLRVTGQLLNDASTLSAGGSLNIAGAKNIVNRGYSVNERRQEHIVDHYDRDTNHWYPTFDHDTTTALTTIDAILTGNGAVTIQGTGIENVTVNQAQISSVAAAQNAAEAERAEQERNPLAVDLSSGSRPLTPGELALTGQQHPDRVAMSVPDNGLFRQQIAAGSPFLVVTDARFTSRSRFISSDYLLGLVGYDPAQVVKRLGDGFYEQRLVREQMLTLTGRLPEKGEDAMAQYQRLMNNGGSVAQDFHLVPGVALTPAQIAALQQDIVWLVSETVDTAGGPQTVWVPKVYLANSTVRLSGDGALIAGGSLQLSADSLNNAANLVSDRALNVDADSFLHQGGDIRAGSISVTAGSLTLSTRLQDALRQASMSAGDITLNGKDVRLEGAKLDATQSLSLNAQNSLDIGAARSSHTASLAVISGAMGNRTSAGREEAGTRMATVSGEWQQALGSTLSAGSSLSLRAGQDITLQGSQAKAGGSIRAEAGGGVKLLAETTTNTTHLTASSRTSSVSNTRREDRLQLSTLSGDGGVTVVAGNSLLMEGAQVDSRQGNVGVSAQAVTVREARGVVSDQDNENTHEGKTRSRRERETVRDSGTGSTLSGQRGVTVIARESDIAVTGSTLHSEEGAIALQAKRDVLINSATDRESAFSEERSEKKGVLSKSSSHRVQDDRDTHEQGSLLSGESVSVSAGRDLAVRGSAIVADKDVTLAAGNNAEIAAATETASRYLLEEKKKSGLMSSGGIGFTVGSQSTRHQVDEKATTQSQSVSTVGSRQGNVSITAGNRVHIGGADLVAGRDLSIAGDSVQIDPGYDKRRREESVESRQSGLTLALSGTVGSAVNTAVSTAQQARKEGDGRLQALQGTKAILSGAQGVQAYDHDSAVTEAADAKNAAGGMSKDADGAAKGATNTVGVSLSYGSQSSKSETVTGSSQSQGSSLTAGGSLSITATGRGNGPDSGDIRIAGSQLKAGKDLSLDAGRDIHLLSAQNTESTDGKNSSRGGSVGVGIGVGSGGFGISVSASVNGGKGHETGRGLTHTETTLDAGSAVSLTSGRDTTLRGAQVSGETVAADVGRHLTLASEQDSDSYDAKQQNVSAGGSFTFGSMTGSANVNVSRDRMKSRFDSVKEQTGLYAGSGGYDIRVGEHTRLDGAVISSTAAADKNRLDTGTLGWSDIHNRADYKTEHQSAGFNSGGPVGANLLSNVSALPVSGSGSEGHAEGTTKSAVSAGRLTVRDTANQQQDVSGLSRDTAHANDGSITPIFNKEKEQKRLQQAQLVSDIASQALDIYNTHEATKATREATAALADKARQREYEGRAGAELADAKRVDPVVDDSRQAVKEKAWQLAYEDALSRNGAQTGGSVSTGVNAVVSALQGLAGGDIRRALAQGAAPYLAGVVKSLTTQNKPYGEQSTQEKASNALGHALLGGVVAELSGGSAAAGAAGGVTGELAAPAIALALYGTADSSRLTSGQKENLSVLATLAAGIASGVSGGSTADAVTGAQAGKNAVENNYLHSDQALTFDKEMQACRSAGENCQPIIDKWKKISDEQSAQVDSNLKDKPLTAKEWDKPLAEGGIQATERPEWMGDIFGLDVMRDDEAKAYVQYWNSQDLTKIDVTTPDWVKFATLVADPENQAMLLSGGLVTKELVQLARSTLTNLSQGGIPFAIKSMQVGLRNPQQVDQLKNDMVSGNYKFTAPEGRIAGYVDSKGSYYISEGNHRMVAAQEIYKKTGDVSYVEKLIQNGSWTQTKNAPAGASSMPKRK